From the Oleiharenicola lentus genome, one window contains:
- a CDS encoding RNA polymerase sigma factor, with amino-acid sequence MQITAIPVGTILKFPDQKEPDHMTAKAQEVALDRMLVDRFKGGDNSAFDQLVSRYWDRIYAMTNQLLRNQQDAEEVTQDAFIRAHRGLANFRGDSAFSTWLYQIATNLARNRYWYWWRRKRDKSVSFDAPLGDENDTTLAELIPAEQETPEDATVTQEFVGRVSECMEELNEKHREILILRNVQNLSYEEIAEILGISVGTVKSRIARARESLREKLGEEFQP; translated from the coding sequence ATGCAAATTACTGCGATCCCCGTGGGAACAATTCTCAAATTTCCTGATCAGAAAGAGCCTGACCACATGACCGCCAAGGCTCAGGAAGTTGCCCTAGACCGCATGCTCGTTGACCGCTTCAAAGGCGGGGACAATTCGGCATTTGATCAACTGGTAAGTCGTTACTGGGACCGCATCTATGCGATGACCAACCAGCTTCTGCGCAACCAGCAGGACGCCGAGGAGGTCACCCAAGACGCCTTCATTCGGGCCCATCGCGGTCTCGCAAATTTCCGCGGCGACTCCGCTTTCTCTACCTGGCTATACCAGATTGCCACCAATCTCGCGCGCAACCGCTACTGGTACTGGTGGCGCCGCAAGCGCGACAAGTCCGTATCCTTTGATGCACCCTTGGGCGATGAAAACGATACGACGCTCGCCGAACTGATTCCCGCCGAGCAGGAGACGCCCGAAGACGCCACCGTCACCCAGGAATTCGTCGGCCGCGTGTCCGAGTGCATGGAGGAACTCAACGAGAAGCACCGCGAGATCCTGATCCTGCGCAATGTGCAGAACCTTTCCTACGAAGAAATCGCCGAAATCCTCGGCATCAGCGTGGGCACGGTCAAAAGCCGTATCGCGCGCGCTCGTGAGAGCCTGCGCGAAAAACTAGGGGAGGAATTCCAGCCATGA
- a CDS encoding anti-sigma factor family protein yields the protein MKDHRFIELLNLYIDRQITAGETAELEAELQANPKRQAVYRQYCQIHTATKQVYASFRASAETSATETTQTGVIELFESRRRRAHWVYYAGGMAAAACLALVFFRQNPTTETVTPVATVNAKPAAIVAVSAPAVSAATVSAHELAPVSAGLHETPATNHNYSAMLTVLREQDEERSFSNARLQAGRLQPLFDDSLFDPVRANSAQEQRVFRSHQATPAQQAEFSAFQFQR from the coding sequence ATGAAAGACCATCGATTCATCGAATTGCTGAATCTCTACATCGACCGGCAGATCACGGCCGGAGAAACCGCGGAGCTGGAGGCCGAGTTGCAGGCCAACCCGAAGCGTCAGGCCGTTTACCGCCAGTATTGCCAGATCCACACCGCCACGAAGCAGGTGTATGCCAGCTTCCGGGCCAGCGCCGAGACCTCCGCCACGGAAACCACCCAGACCGGCGTCATCGAGCTTTTTGAAAGCCGTCGTCGCCGCGCCCATTGGGTCTATTACGCCGGTGGCATGGCGGCGGCCGCCTGCCTGGCTCTCGTCTTTTTCCGTCAGAATCCGACAACTGAGACGGTCACACCGGTTGCCACGGTCAATGCCAAGCCTGCTGCGATTGTCGCGGTTTCGGCCCCTGCGGTCAGCGCCGCCACCGTTTCGGCCCATGAACTGGCTCCCGTATCCGCCGGCCTCCACGAAACCCCGGCCACCAATCACAACTACAGCGCCATGCTGACCGTCCTGCGCGAGCAGGATGAGGAGCGAAGCTTCAGCAACGCCCGGCTGCAGGCCGGTCGCCTACAGCCGCTGTTTGACGACAGCCTGTTTGATCCGGTCCGCGCCAATTCCGCCCAGGAACAACGCGTGTTCCGCAGTCATCAGGCAACGCCCGCGCAGCAAGCCGAGTTCTCGGCATTCCAATTCCAGCGCTGA
- the ruvA gene encoding Holliday junction branch migration protein RuvA, with amino-acid sequence MITSVSGILVSATPLVAVIETGGLGYEINIPVTTAERLPQPGQVAKLHTLAVYREDSQTLYGFATVEERNFFRLLVEKVTGVGPKMALSVMSKLSLPTLKSAIAAGDVGLLAKCPGIGRKTAERLVIELRDKLNPADLGAVPASLESSTPVADNRVNDAVLALTALGYKAADADKAVRQAWVALGPKATTEALIKKALG; translated from the coding sequence ATGATCACCAGCGTCTCCGGCATCCTTGTTTCCGCCACGCCGCTCGTGGCGGTGATCGAAACCGGCGGACTTGGCTACGAGATCAACATTCCGGTCACGACCGCCGAGCGGCTGCCTCAGCCCGGTCAGGTCGCCAAGCTGCACACCCTTGCGGTTTACCGGGAGGACTCGCAGACGCTTTACGGCTTCGCGACGGTCGAGGAGCGGAATTTTTTCCGGTTGCTGGTCGAGAAAGTAACCGGGGTTGGGCCGAAAATGGCGCTGAGCGTCATGAGCAAGCTCTCCCTGCCCACGCTGAAATCAGCCATCGCTGCGGGCGATGTCGGGTTGCTGGCCAAGTGCCCGGGCATCGGCCGGAAAACCGCTGAACGCCTCGTCATCGAGCTGCGCGACAAACTCAACCCGGCCGACCTGGGTGCGGTTCCCGCTTCGCTCGAAAGTTCCACTCCGGTCGCGGACAATCGCGTAAACGACGCCGTGCTCGCGCTCACTGCCCTCGGCTACAAGGCGGCCGATGCCGACAAGGCCGTCCGCCAGGCGTGGGTGGCGCTTGGGCCCAAGGCCACGACCGAGGCCCTGATCAAGAAAGCGCTCGGTTGA
- the dapB gene encoding 4-hydroxy-tetrahydrodipicolinate reductase codes for MSLKILLNGSKGRMGQAVAAAAADMQATISAAIDAGDDAATHLGACDVIIDFSSHHATGKLLELAVTRRKPIVIGTTGHAADEKARLLALAAQVPCVWAGNFSVGVNLLFALTRRATAVLGADYDTEVIEMHHRFKKDAPSGTAARLLEIILEERKLTANALKHGRSGITGERQPSEVGVHALRGGDVVGDHTVLFAALGERLELTHKASDRGIFARGAVRAAKWVVSQKPGVYDMQDVLGLK; via the coding sequence ATGAGCCTGAAGATTCTGCTCAACGGTTCCAAGGGACGCATGGGGCAGGCCGTAGCTGCGGCCGCCGCCGACATGCAGGCAACCATCAGCGCCGCCATCGATGCCGGGGATGACGCCGCCACCCACCTCGGGGCCTGCGACGTGATCATAGATTTCAGCTCCCATCACGCCACCGGCAAACTGCTCGAACTCGCCGTAACCCGACGCAAGCCGATTGTGATCGGCACGACCGGCCACGCGGCCGACGAAAAGGCGCGTCTGCTCGCGCTCGCCGCGCAGGTTCCCTGCGTGTGGGCCGGCAACTTCTCCGTCGGCGTGAACCTGCTCTTCGCCCTCACCCGCCGCGCCACTGCCGTGCTCGGCGCCGACTACGACACCGAAGTCATCGAGATGCATCACCGTTTTAAGAAGGATGCGCCCAGCGGCACCGCCGCGCGTCTGCTTGAAATCATTCTTGAGGAGCGGAAGCTGACCGCCAATGCCCTGAAGCACGGGCGCTCCGGAATTACCGGCGAACGGCAACCTTCCGAGGTCGGCGTCCACGCGTTGCGCGGCGGTGATGTCGTCGGCGACCACACGGTGCTCTTCGCTGCGCTCGGTGAGCGCCTGGAGCTCACGCACAAGGCTTCCGATCGGGGCATTTTCGCCCGTGGCGCAGTTCGCGCGGCCAAGTGGGTCGTGAGCCAAAAGCCCGGCGTTTACGACATGCAGGACGTGCTCGGACTGAAATAA
- the dapA gene encoding 4-hydroxy-tetrahydrodipicolinate synthase, producing the protein MNRPRTFTGTYTAIVTPFRDGAVAYDELKKLVNFQIRGGISGLVPVGTTGESPTVSHEEHLDVIRCTIETARGRVPIIAGTGSNSTREAIDMTRAADEAGADGFLLVAPYYNRPTQEGLYRHFAEIAGITNKPIVLYSIPGRCGIEISVKVIERLRAKFPHVAHIKEAGGSVDRVDQIVAALGNDMTVLSGDDSLTLPFMAVGAKGVISVASNLLPKEVSRLVSLALAGDYAKARALHRRLYPVFKTIFIESNPAPIKLAMAEAGIIGSPEVRPPLCELTDASRETLRATLKAFAR; encoded by the coding sequence ATGAATCGTCCCCGCACCTTCACCGGCACCTACACCGCCATCGTCACGCCGTTCCGTGACGGGGCCGTCGCATACGATGAGCTGAAGAAATTGGTGAATTTCCAGATCAGGGGCGGCATCAGCGGTCTCGTGCCGGTGGGCACCACCGGGGAGTCGCCGACGGTTTCCCACGAGGAGCATCTCGATGTCATTCGCTGCACAATCGAGACCGCGCGCGGCCGCGTGCCGATCATCGCCGGCACAGGCTCCAACTCGACCCGCGAAGCCATTGACATGACCCGGGCCGCCGATGAGGCCGGCGCCGACGGCTTCCTGTTGGTGGCGCCCTACTACAACCGCCCGACGCAGGAGGGGCTTTACCGGCACTTCGCCGAGATCGCCGGCATCACCAACAAGCCGATCGTGCTCTACTCGATCCCCGGCCGCTGCGGCATCGAGATCAGTGTGAAGGTCATTGAGCGCCTGCGCGCCAAGTTCCCGCATGTCGCCCACATCAAGGAGGCCGGCGGCAGCGTGGACCGGGTTGACCAGATCGTCGCCGCGCTCGGCAACGACATGACCGTGCTGAGCGGCGACGACTCCCTCACCCTGCCCTTCATGGCCGTCGGCGCCAAAGGCGTGATCAGTGTGGCCAGCAACCTTCTGCCCAAGGAGGTCAGTCGGCTCGTCAGCCTGGCGCTCGCCGGCGACTATGCCAAGGCCCGCGCGCTGCACCGCCGCCTGTATCCGGTGTTCAAGACAATCTTCATCGAATCCAACCCTGCCCCCATCAAGCTCGCCATGGCCGAGGCCGGGATCATCGGTTCGCCCGAAGTGCGCCCTCCGCTGTGCGAACTTACCGACGCCAGCCGCGAAACGCTGCGTGCCACCCTCAAGGCTTTCGCCCGCTGA
- a CDS encoding type IV pilus twitching motility protein PilT has translation MSNTIHLEIINDLLKLAVESGASDIVIKSEKPGYLRLGGRLRSVEMDPISCEHAQAFVDEKVPRIFRDKWDKDGQVDFAYAADDIGRFRVNAFHQRGLVSIVFRHIKSRPPTFAELNIESETLIKMSQAKDGILLVCGATGSGKSSTMAAMLNWVNQNMDKHIVTIEDPIEYTFSDDKSLFQQREIGLDVPNFEMAIKSVLRQNPDVILIGEMRDKETFETAISAAETGHLVFSTMHAATVAQSLTRLFEFFPPEQLAQARRQIAGSLRGFICQKLIPALEGGGRYAAHEILVADATVRNLILDGQNDKIQQLLESGSDGMSKSFNKDLYRLIKEGKISKADGLRFSPNPPALEMNLKGIFFKT, from the coding sequence ATGAGCAACACAATCCACCTAGAAATCATCAACGATCTGCTCAAACTTGCCGTGGAGAGCGGCGCCAGTGACATCGTGATCAAGTCCGAGAAGCCCGGTTATCTGCGTCTCGGCGGCCGTTTGCGCTCGGTGGAGATGGATCCCATCAGCTGTGAGCACGCCCAGGCCTTCGTGGACGAAAAAGTGCCGCGCATCTTCCGCGACAAGTGGGACAAGGACGGCCAGGTGGACTTCGCCTACGCGGCCGACGACATCGGTCGTTTTCGCGTGAACGCCTTCCATCAGCGCGGCCTGGTCAGCATCGTTTTTCGTCACATCAAGAGCCGTCCGCCGACGTTCGCCGAACTCAACATCGAGTCCGAGACGCTCATCAAGATGTCCCAGGCCAAGGACGGGATCCTGCTGGTCTGCGGCGCGACCGGTTCGGGCAAAAGCTCCACGATGGCGGCCATGCTCAACTGGGTGAACCAGAACATGGACAAGCATATCGTGACCATCGAGGACCCGATCGAATACACTTTCAGCGACGACAAGTCGCTGTTTCAGCAGCGCGAAATCGGCCTCGACGTGCCCAACTTCGAAATGGCGATCAAGTCGGTGCTGCGCCAGAATCCCGACGTCATCCTGATCGGTGAAATGCGCGACAAGGAAACCTTCGAGACCGCGATCTCCGCCGCCGAAACCGGCCACCTGGTGTTCTCGACGATGCACGCGGCCACGGTCGCCCAGTCGCTCACGCGTCTCTTCGAGTTCTTCCCGCCGGAGCAGCTGGCCCAGGCCCGCCGCCAGATTGCCGGTTCGCTGCGAGGCTTCATCTGCCAAAAACTGATTCCGGCCCTCGAAGGTGGTGGCCGTTATGCGGCGCATGAGATCCTTGTGGCCGACGCCACGGTGCGAAACCTCATCCTCGACGGTCAGAATGACAAGATTCAGCAGCTGCTGGAATCCGGTTCCGACGGCATGTCGAAGTCGTTCAACAAGGATCTCTACCGCCTGATCAAGGAAGGCAAAATCAGCAAGGCCGACGGACTCCGCTTCTCGCCCAACCCGCCCGCACTCGAGATGAATCTGAAGGGCATCTTCTTCAAGACCTGA
- the fabD gene encoding ACP S-malonyltransferase yields the protein MSLALLFAGQGAQKVGMGKSLYEGSAAAQSLYNEADRVLGWSLTKVCFEGPDAELTQTKVCQPALYVHGLALVAALQEKGKLPAVSMALGLSLGEVTALTAAGVFDFATGLKVVAERGRLMQVACEKSVGGMAAIIGEERARIEELCREFDIQAANFNAPGQIIVSGDKAKVESLVAAAKDKGLKRVIALNVAGAYHSRLMEPARVEFARFLAGVEFRTPKFTVFTNTTGLAVTEPAAIREALVKQVVSSVLWEDCMRSAVAAGATEFWECGPGAVLAGLAKRTDKAWVVKSFAEHADIPA from the coding sequence ATGTCATTGGCACTCCTTTTTGCAGGTCAGGGCGCCCAGAAGGTCGGGATGGGCAAGTCGCTTTACGAAGGCTCCGCCGCGGCGCAGTCGCTTTACAATGAGGCTGACCGGGTGCTGGGCTGGAGTCTGACCAAGGTTTGCTTTGAAGGACCGGATGCAGAACTGACCCAGACCAAGGTCTGTCAACCCGCTCTCTATGTGCACGGTCTCGCGTTGGTGGCCGCTCTGCAGGAAAAGGGGAAACTTCCCGCGGTATCCATGGCCTTGGGCCTCAGCTTGGGTGAAGTGACGGCCCTGACCGCCGCCGGAGTTTTCGATTTTGCCACCGGCCTCAAGGTGGTGGCCGAGCGGGGTCGGCTCATGCAGGTGGCCTGTGAAAAGTCAGTTGGCGGCATGGCCGCCATCATCGGCGAGGAGCGGGCCAGGATCGAAGAACTATGCCGTGAATTCGACATCCAGGCGGCGAATTTCAATGCCCCCGGACAGATCATCGTCTCCGGCGACAAGGCCAAGGTGGAGTCGCTCGTTGCGGCCGCCAAGGACAAGGGACTGAAACGGGTCATCGCGCTCAATGTCGCCGGTGCCTATCACAGCCGCCTCATGGAGCCGGCCCGGGTGGAGTTTGCCCGTTTTCTTGCCGGTGTGGAGTTCCGGACGCCGAAGTTCACGGTCTTCACCAACACCACCGGTCTGGCTGTCACCGAACCTGCGGCCATCCGGGAGGCGCTCGTGAAGCAGGTGGTTTCCTCCGTGCTTTGGGAAGACTGCATGCGCAGCGCCGTGGCCGCGGGCGCCACGGAATTCTGGGAGTGCGGCCCCGGCGCCGTGCTGGCCGGCCTCGCCAAGCGCACCGACAAGGCCTGGGTGGTCAAATCCTTTGCCGAACACGCGGATATTCCCGCCTGA
- the lepA gene encoding translation elongation factor 4 yields MSLAPLTRNFCIIAHVDHGKTTLSDRLLQYTNTVSQRVLTEQHLDSMDLEKERGITIKMHPVVMNYPAKDGKTYKLHLTDTPGHVDFSYEVSRSLAACEGALLLIDAAQGVEAQTVANAHLAFQQGLKVIPVINKIDLPSANLELCMKQLEDILTIPAEEAILASGKSGIGIQDILEAVVTRVPPPRWTDYPTLRALVFDSKYDSYRGVISYGRVFSGTIKAGEMMVLMSTGQKSEVKEVGVFRPGMEKVSHLGPGDVGYIVSNIKSTDEIKIGDTITHSQKPAADMLPGYKEVRPMVYCGLYPLESDDYEKLKVALGKLRLNDSALVYSSESSVALGFGFRCGFLGLLHMEVVQERIRREYDVEIISTYPSVVYKVKKHGGTVLEVDNPINLPDPGSIEEISEPTIKAAIHIPNEFMGDILSLIMEKRGTCDHTDTLDGARVMLTCTLPLNEILVDFNDRLKSITRGYGSMDYELGEYRVSDLVKMDILVNQDPVDAFASIVHRSKAEGQGRALCEKLADIIPPQMFKIAVQAAIGGKIIARDNVREMRKDVTAKCYGGDISRKRKLLDKQKEGKKKMKQIGRVSIPPDAFIQVLKTNS; encoded by the coding sequence ATGTCGCTGGCACCTCTCACGCGGAATTTCTGCATCATCGCTCACGTCGATCACGGCAAGACCACCTTGTCCGACCGCTTGCTGCAATACACCAACACGGTGTCGCAGCGCGTGCTGACCGAACAGCACCTCGACTCGATGGATCTCGAGAAGGAGCGCGGCATCACGATCAAGATGCACCCGGTGGTGATGAATTACCCGGCCAAGGACGGAAAGACCTACAAGCTGCACCTCACGGACACCCCGGGGCACGTGGACTTTTCTTACGAAGTCTCCCGTTCGCTCGCGGCCTGCGAAGGCGCGCTGCTGCTCATTGACGCGGCGCAGGGCGTCGAGGCCCAGACCGTGGCCAATGCGCATCTGGCCTTTCAGCAGGGCCTCAAGGTCATCCCGGTCATCAACAAGATCGACCTGCCGAGCGCCAACCTCGAGCTCTGCATGAAGCAGCTGGAAGACATTCTCACCATCCCGGCCGAAGAGGCGATCCTCGCCAGCGGCAAGTCGGGCATCGGCATCCAGGACATTCTTGAAGCCGTGGTAACCCGCGTGCCTCCGCCCCGCTGGACGGACTATCCGACGCTGCGCGCGCTGGTGTTTGATTCCAAATATGATTCCTACCGCGGGGTCATTTCCTACGGCCGTGTTTTCTCCGGCACCATCAAAGCCGGTGAAATGATGGTGCTGATGAGCACCGGACAGAAATCGGAGGTCAAGGAGGTCGGCGTGTTCCGTCCGGGCATGGAGAAGGTTTCTCACCTCGGCCCGGGCGATGTCGGCTACATCGTCAGCAACATCAAGAGCACCGACGAGATCAAGATCGGCGACACCATCACCCATTCGCAGAAGCCCGCGGCCGACATGCTGCCCGGCTACAAGGAGGTGCGGCCGATGGTGTATTGCGGTCTTTATCCGCTCGAGTCCGACGACTACGAGAAACTCAAGGTCGCCCTTGGGAAGCTGCGGCTGAACGACTCCGCATTGGTCTATTCCTCCGAGAGCTCTGTCGCGCTTGGATTTGGCTTCCGCTGCGGTTTCCTTGGTCTGCTGCACATGGAAGTGGTCCAGGAGCGCATCCGGCGCGAATACGACGTCGAGATCATCTCCACCTATCCGAGCGTGGTTTACAAGGTGAAGAAGCATGGTGGCACCGTGCTCGAGGTGGACAATCCGATCAACCTGCCAGACCCCGGCAGCATCGAGGAAATCTCCGAGCCGACCATCAAGGCCGCGATCCACATCCCCAACGAGTTCATGGGCGACATTCTCTCGCTCATCATGGAGAAGCGCGGCACCTGCGACCATACGGATACGCTGGATGGCGCGCGCGTCATGCTGACCTGCACGCTGCCGCTCAACGAAATCCTGGTCGATTTCAACGACCGGCTGAAGAGCATCACCCGCGGGTATGGTTCCATGGATTACGAGCTCGGCGAATACCGGGTGTCGGATCTCGTGAAGATGGACATTCTCGTCAATCAGGACCCCGTGGACGCCTTTGCCAGCATCGTGCACCGCAGCAAGGCCGAGGGGCAGGGCCGGGCGCTCTGCGAGAAGCTGGCCGACATCATTCCACCGCAGATGTTCAAGATCGCCGTGCAGGCCGCCATCGGCGGCAAAATCATCGCCCGAGACAACGTGCGCGAGATGCGCAAGGACGTCACCGCGAAATGCTACGGCGGCGACATCAGCCGCAAGCGCAAGCTCCTCGACAAGCAGAAGGAAGGCAAAAAGAAGATGAAACAAATCGGTCGCGTTTCGATCCCGCCGGATGCCTTCATCCAGGTTCTTAAAACGAACAGCTAA
- the lepB gene encoding signal peptidase I — MFDFLRSEDSKLRRSAAQWLEMAQRIHDFRKDLLTEEQGGGLLAAMAEVKALVRQKAAVPALKPAIERLEGAMRTCGGRLYPTTSLTENVEFFLVAAIVILGLRAYFVQPFKIPTNSMWPSYYGMTSEVFTPGEEPGLLGKAARLVGLGAVNYTMKAPAAGEVMVPVFRSGAPAYTERAGRSLFIFPTLMREYTVMVGGQPVKLTVPADWARSEFGYDDVLEKTLFAGNRNGLMQAAQKANGASQLESSMMEVTSGGRRIEARIYWVPTGRKVRQGEDIVSFDILTGDLLFVDRMSYNFVRPSVGSGFVFKTDNIDHESMKDANGRQISQYYVKRLVGLPGDQLEIREPVLYRNGEPITGSEAFAHNARREGLYRGYFNGSSHLEGGEVLDVPAGSYFAMGDNSSNSADSRVWGFVPEMDVVGRPLFIYYPLTKRWGVAK, encoded by the coding sequence GTGTTCGACTTCCTGCGTTCCGAAGATTCCAAACTGCGGCGCAGTGCCGCCCAGTGGTTGGAGATGGCCCAGCGGATCCATGATTTCCGCAAGGATCTGCTGACGGAAGAACAGGGCGGGGGACTGCTGGCGGCGATGGCGGAGGTTAAAGCGCTGGTGAGGCAAAAGGCCGCCGTGCCGGCGCTGAAACCCGCCATCGAACGTCTCGAAGGAGCGATGCGGACCTGTGGCGGACGGCTTTATCCGACCACCTCCCTGACCGAAAACGTCGAATTTTTCCTGGTCGCGGCGATCGTGATCCTCGGGCTGCGTGCGTATTTTGTTCAACCGTTCAAGATCCCGACCAATTCCATGTGGCCCAGCTACTATGGCATGACTTCGGAAGTGTTCACCCCCGGCGAGGAGCCGGGGCTGCTTGGCAAGGCGGCGCGCCTGGTTGGCTTGGGTGCCGTGAACTATACCATGAAGGCACCGGCCGCAGGTGAAGTCATGGTGCCGGTATTCCGCAGCGGCGCACCGGCCTACACGGAGCGAGCGGGACGGAGCCTCTTCATTTTTCCCACGTTGATGCGCGAATACACGGTTATGGTAGGCGGACAGCCGGTGAAGCTGACGGTGCCGGCCGACTGGGCCCGTTCCGAATTCGGCTACGATGACGTGTTGGAGAAAACGCTGTTTGCCGGAAACCGTAACGGTCTGATGCAGGCGGCCCAAAAGGCCAACGGTGCCAGCCAGCTGGAGTCGTCCATGATGGAAGTGACCAGCGGCGGCCGGCGGATAGAAGCGCGCATTTACTGGGTTCCCACGGGGCGCAAGGTGCGACAGGGCGAAGATATTGTGTCTTTCGACATCCTGACGGGCGATTTGTTGTTCGTGGACCGGATGAGTTATAACTTTGTCCGTCCGTCGGTTGGTTCCGGCTTTGTATTCAAAACGGACAACATCGATCACGAGAGCATGAAGGACGCGAATGGCCGTCAAATCAGCCAGTATTATGTGAAGCGACTTGTAGGCCTTCCCGGAGATCAATTGGAGATTCGGGAACCGGTTCTATATCGCAACGGCGAGCCTATCACGGGGTCCGAGGCCTTTGCGCACAACGCCAGGCGCGAGGGACTTTATCGCGGCTACTTCAATGGATCCAGTCACCTGGAGGGCGGCGAAGTGCTCGACGTTCCTGCGGGTTCATATTTCGCCATGGGCGACAATTCCTCAAACAGTGCGGACAGCCGCGTTTGGGGCTTCGTACCGGAAATGGACGTCGTGGGGCGTCCGTTGTTTATCTACTATCCACTGACCAAGCGTTGGGGCGTGGCTAAGTAG